From the Cohaesibacter sp. ES.047 genome, the window AAGGGTGTGAACCCGGACGAAGTGGTCGCCATGGGCGCTGCCATTCAGGCCGGTGTTCTGCAGGGCGACGTGAAAGACGTTCTGCTGCTTGACGTGACCCCGCTGTCTCTGGGCATCGAAACCCTCGGTGGTGTGTTCACTCGCCTGATCGACCGTAACACCACGATCCCGACCAAAAAGAGCCAGGTCTTCTCCACCGCTGATGACAATCAGAATGCGGTGACGATCCGGGTCTTCCAGGGCGAACGTGAAATGGCGGCTGACAACAAGGTGCTCGGCCAGTTCGACCTTGTCGGCATTCCGCCAGCACCGCGCGGTGTTCCGCAGATCGAAGTGACCTTTGATATCGACGCCAACGGCATCGTGAATGTGTCGGCTCTCGACAAAGGCACCGGCAAGGAACAGAAAATCTCCATCCGTGCTTCTGGCGGTCTCAACGATGACGAGATCGAACAGATGGTCAAGGACGCCGAAGCCAACGCTGAAGCCGACAAGAAACGCAAGGAGCTGGTCGAAGCCAAGAACCAGGGTGAAGCCCTTGTTCACTCCGGTGAGAAATCTCTGGCCGACTACGGCGACAAGGTTTCGGAAGCCGACAAATCCGCCATCGAGGCCGCCATTGCAGAGCTGAAAACTTCTCTGGAAGGCGACGATCTCGAAGCGATCAAGGCCAAGACCGAAGCCATGGCTCAGGCATCCATGAAACTGGGCGAAGCGATGTATTCGGATCAGCAGTCCGAAGAGGAAGCCCGCGCAGCAGCCGACGCTGCCCGCGATGCTGCCAAGGAAGATGACATCGTCGACGCCGACTTCGAAGAAGTCCAGGACGACGAAGAGAAACGCTCCTAAGCACAAGGGCTGTGGCTTTGTAGAGACCCGATGACAAAAGCCGGCGTCACCAACATTGGCGTCGGCTTTTGCGTCAAAGGGATGCAAGACACAGACTTCCTCAAAACCGGGACAGGCCATGATCCTTATCACTGCACAGGCATTTCCTCCCAGAACCGGTGGCATCCAGAATTTGCTGGCCGGGACGGCGGAGTCTATCGCCCGGGCAGGCTATGAGGTACTGGTATTGGCAGATGACGGAAAGGATGCGCGCACATGGGCCAAAGGTGCCAATCTACCCTATAAGGTGGAGTGGTTCTCCGGCCCCCGTCCAATCCGCCGCTGGCGCAAAGCACGGCGCGTGATGCAGCTTGCCAAAGACAACAGCATCGAAGGGTTGTTTGCGGACACGTGGAAAAGCCTCGAGCTTCTCCGCCCCCCGTTTCCCTTTCCGATCGTAACTTGGGCGCATGGCAACGAGTTTCCCAATGTGAGCGGCAAGGCCGAACGCATCAAGGCAGCGCTGTCAAAGGCTGATCACATCGTCTTCAATTCGCAGGAAACCAAGGATAGGGCCAAGGCTTTCACACCCGAAACGGTTCCATCCAGCATCGTCAACCCGCCGATTTTCGAGGCGGTGGAGCCGATGGCGGAAGACGAAGGCCGCGTTGAGGCGATCTGGGGATCCCATTCTCCACGCCTTCTGAGCACCTGCCGCCTGATCGACTGGAAGGGCCTTGATCAGGCCATTGCCGCGATGCCCGCCATCCTTCTAGATCATCCTCAAGCCAAACTGGCCATTGCCGGTATTGGCAATGATCTGGACCGTCTTCAGGCTTTGGTGAAAAATCTCGATGTCGAGGATCATGTCGAGTTTCTGGGCTGGATCGAGGATTCGACCAAAACAGCGCTTTATCGCAGTGCCGACCTTTTCCTGCAGCCAGGACGCCAGATTGTCGAGGAGCGGGAAGGTTACGGCATTACCTACGTCGAAGCAGCGCTTCAGGGGTTGCCCGCCATCAGTGGCGACGCCGGAGGCGCTCCCGAAGCGATCGTCGACGGCAAGAGCGGTTTGGTGGTCGATGCAACGGTGACGGGCAACGTTTCGGAAGCCGTACTCACCGTGCTGGGCGACAAAACCCGGCATAAAGACATGCGTGTGGCTGCCAAGGCACACGGCACGGCATGTCTCTGGCGCAACCGGATCACGCAGATTCTTGCACCGTTTGGCCTTGAGCCGCGAGCAGAAAAGCCGGTACATGATGTTAACAGGGTAGCGACCTAACGCTTAACAGGTGGATCACGCAATTATGTCTAAAGCCGATTTTTATGAAACGCTCGGGGTGTCCCGCGGGGCTGACGACAAGGAACTGAAAAGTGCCTTTCGCAAAAAGGCGATGCAGTTTCACCCGGACCGCAACCCGGGCAATCCGGAGGCGGAGGCCAAGTTCAAGGAACTCAATGAAGCCTATGAGATTCTGAAGGATGCCGAGAAACGGGCTGCCTATGATCGCTATGGCCACGCCGCCTTCGAACAGGGTGGCATGGGGCAGGGCTTTGGTTCTGACTTTGGCTCATCCATGTCCGATATCTTCGAAGATATCTTCGGCGACATGATGGGTGGTGGTCGCCGGTCTCGCGGCCGCGAGCGTGGCGCTGATCTGCGCTACAACATGGATATAACGCTGGAAGAGGCGTTCCATGGCAAAACCGCCGAGATCGAGGTTCCCACATCGGTGACCTGTAACAATTGCTCGGGAACCGGTGCCAAGCCCGGTACAAGCCCCAAACCGTGCCGGACGTGCGGTGGCATGGGCAAAGTGCGCGCAACTCAGGGCTTTTTCACGGTCGAGCGAACCTGCCCGAGCTGTCATGGCCGGGGGGAACTCATTGAAGATCCTTGTGACAGCTGCGGCGGTGTCGGGCGCACAACCGAGAACCGCTCTCTGTCGGTCAACATCCCCGCCGGGATCGAAGATGGCACCCGCATCCGCC encodes:
- a CDS encoding glycosyltransferase family 4 protein, yielding MILITAQAFPPRTGGIQNLLAGTAESIARAGYEVLVLADDGKDARTWAKGANLPYKVEWFSGPRPIRRWRKARRVMQLAKDNSIEGLFADTWKSLELLRPPFPFPIVTWAHGNEFPNVSGKAERIKAALSKADHIVFNSQETKDRAKAFTPETVPSSIVNPPIFEAVEPMAEDEGRVEAIWGSHSPRLLSTCRLIDWKGLDQAIAAMPAILLDHPQAKLAIAGIGNDLDRLQALVKNLDVEDHVEFLGWIEDSTKTALYRSADLFLQPGRQIVEEREGYGITYVEAALQGLPAISGDAGGAPEAIVDGKSGLVVDATVTGNVSEAVLTVLGDKTRHKDMRVAAKAHGTACLWRNRITQILAPFGLEPRAEKPVHDVNRVAT
- the dnaJ gene encoding molecular chaperone DnaJ, with protein sequence MSKADFYETLGVSRGADDKELKSAFRKKAMQFHPDRNPGNPEAEAKFKELNEAYEILKDAEKRAAYDRYGHAAFEQGGMGQGFGSDFGSSMSDIFEDIFGDMMGGGRRSRGRERGADLRYNMDITLEEAFHGKTAEIEVPTSVTCNNCSGTGAKPGTSPKPCRTCGGMGKVRATQGFFTVERTCPSCHGRGELIEDPCDSCGGVGRTTENRSLSVNIPAGIEDGTRIRLSGEGEAGVRGGPPGDLYIFLTQKPHDLFQRDGADIFCRVPISITTAILGGQFEVPTVDGGKTRVRVPEGTQTGKQFRLRGKGMPVLRSPQYGDMYIQVELETPRKLTKRQKELIQEFEGLTHADNHPDSNGFFAKVKDFFERIAE